The genome window GCGACTGGCGCGCATGCTCGCACTGGGCGTAACGACCGTGGAGGCCAAGAGCGGCTACGCGCTGAACACCGAAGGCGAACTGCGCATGTTGCGTGCGATTCGGCGCGCGGGGGCGCAGAGCGATCAGGAAGTCTTCGCCACGTTTCTGGGCGCGCACGCCATCCCCGAAGAATTCGCGGACGACAGCGAGGGCTTCACGGATGTGATCGTCGAGGAAATGCTCCCGGCGGTCGTGGCCGAGAGCCTGGCCGATTTTTGCGATGTGTTTGTCGAGGAAGGATTCTTCTCGCTCGCCCAGGGTCGCCGCATTCTGCAAAAGGCGAAAGATCTGGGCCTGGCCCTGCGCATCCACGCCGATGAATTCGTGTCGCTGGGGGGCGCTCAACTCGCGGCCGAACTCGGTGCCGCCAGCGCCGATCACTTGATGGCTATCGACGAGCAGGGTAGGCGCGCGTTGGCCGACGCCGGGGTCACGGCGACGTTGCTGCCGGCCACGACGTTGTTTTTGGGGCAAACGAATTTCGCCCCGGCTCGCGCGTTGCTCGACGCGGGCGTGCGCGTGGCGTTGTCGACCGATTCCAACCCCGGCTCCAGCCACACGGAAAACCAGCAGCTCGTGCTGACCTTGGCCTGCACCCACCTGGGGATGAGCGTGCCCGAGGCCCTGGCGGCGGTCACCTACAACGCGGCGCGTTCACTGCTCGCCCACGACCGGCTCGGCGCGTTACTGCCCGGCTACCGGGCCGACGCGGCGCTGTTCGCGGTGCCGGATGTGCGCGCGATTCCCTACCACCTCGCGATGAGCGACTTGCGCCTGGTCGCGGCCGGGGGCCACTTGTACCAAGCGCCGCCGACGCACGCCGCGCCGCTGGCTACGTAACGTTTTTTTAGTCTTTGAGTACGCTGACCAACTCGGCGGTTTCGTACCCGCCGGTCAGATCCAGGAAGATGGATTCCAAGCGGTTGTCCACGGCGGCCTCGGGGCTTCGCAGTTCGTCCATCGTGCCCTCGGCGATGATCTGCCCCTTGTTGATGATGGCGATGCGGTCGCACACCTCTTCGGCGATTTCGAGCGTGTGCGTCGACATGAACACTGTGCGCCCGGCCGCGGCCAATTGCCGGAAAATGCGTTTGACCAGCCGCGCGCCCTTCGGGTCGAGGCCGACCATGGGTTCGTCGATGATCAGCACTTTGGGGCGGTGCAGCAACGCCGCCGACATGATCAAGCGCTGTTTCATGCCGTGGGAAAAGTTCTCGACCAACTCGTCGCTCCACTCACCGAGCTCGAACATGGTCAGCAGTTCGGCGCCGAGCTTGTCGATGTTCA of Candidatus Lernaella stagnicola contains these proteins:
- a CDS encoding ABC transporter ATP-binding protein, with translation MILTEDLTKHYGKLVAVNHVNLEVQPGEIFGFLGPNGAGKTTTIKMLVGMLKPTTGRITIAGVDAVKNALAAKAVIGYIPDRPYLYDKLTAMEFLHFVGGLFSMDGVNIDKLGAELLTMFELGEWSDELVENFSHGMKQRLIMSAALLHRPKVLIIDEPMVGLDPKGARLVKRIFRQLAAAGRTVFMSTHTLEIAEEVCDRIAIINKGQIIAEGTMDELRSPEAAVDNRLESIFLDLTGGYETAELVSVLKD
- the hutI gene encoding imidazolonepropionase translates to MRTLIAPLRQLATMAGVVEKDGIGVTWDDLGLIDNAALVFEDDRIVYAGPAADAPTDHARHVDATGLVALPGLIDPHTHPCWVGLRHDEFAMRAEGATYLDISRAGGGIRASVRYCRGASEDELFEATASRLARMLALGVTTVEAKSGYALNTEGELRMLRAIRRAGAQSDQEVFATFLGAHAIPEEFADDSEGFTDVIVEEMLPAVVAESLADFCDVFVEEGFFSLAQGRRILQKAKDLGLALRIHADEFVSLGGAQLAAELGAASADHLMAIDEQGRRALADAGVTATLLPATTLFLGQTNFAPARALLDAGVRVALSTDSNPGSSHTENQQLVLTLACTHLGMSVPEALAAVTYNAARSLLAHDRLGALLPGYRADAALFAVPDVRAIPYHLAMSDLRLVAAGGHLYQAPPTHAAPLAT